From one Armatimonadota bacterium genomic stretch:
- a CDS encoding ADP-ribosylglycohydrolase family protein: protein MPGVDLYDRILGSLAAGVIGDAMGAATEQRSFEEIVRLFGGPVREFHRPPPDSPFAGGREAAQITDDAGQMLAMARALIETGGVLSVEAVARHLLRWAEDPEVFRRFAGPTTRAAIEAMREGVPPLEAGRRGRLTSVGTSNGAAMRVAPAGLAHPGDIDGAVHDAVVMCLPTHATQLAMAGAAAVAAGVAQALTPDADVYSVVRAAFAGAEQGEASGRREGRVVAGPSVQRRMELAVALALRHSDLLEAVQAIHAVVGSGLHIAEAVPAAVGVFVAAGGDPLEAIMGAVNIGDDTDTVAIIAGSLAGALRGARALPADLIERVERANALDLRAVARELTALAERARVPSAR, encoded by the coding sequence ATGCCGGGGGTGGACCTCTACGACCGCATCCTGGGCAGCCTGGCTGCCGGCGTGATCGGCGACGCCATGGGCGCGGCCACGGAGCAGCGCAGCTTCGAAGAGATCGTGCGCCTCTTCGGGGGCCCGGTGCGCGAGTTCCACCGTCCGCCACCGGACAGCCCCTTCGCGGGGGGGCGCGAGGCCGCCCAGATCACGGACGACGCGGGGCAGATGTTGGCCATGGCCCGGGCGCTGATCGAGACCGGAGGCGTCCTCAGCGTCGAGGCCGTGGCCCGTCACCTGCTGCGCTGGGCGGAGGATCCCGAGGTCTTCCGGCGGTTCGCCGGCCCCACCACGCGCGCGGCCATCGAGGCGATGCGCGAGGGGGTCCCGCCGCTGGAAGCGGGACGGCGCGGGCGCCTCACCAGCGTGGGCACGAGCAACGGCGCGGCCATGCGGGTGGCCCCCGCCGGACTGGCGCACCCCGGTGACATCGACGGCGCGGTGCATGATGCGGTGGTGATGTGCCTGCCTACCCACGCCACCCAGCTGGCCATGGCGGGCGCGGCCGCTGTGGCCGCCGGCGTGGCCCAGGCGCTCACCCCGGACGCCGACGTCTACAGCGTGGTGCGCGCGGCCTTTGCCGGTGCGGAGCAGGGCGAGGCGTCGGGGCGGCGCGAGGGGCGGGTGGTGGCAGGGCCGTCGGTGCAGCGGCGCATGGAGCTGGCGGTGGCGCTGGCGTTGCGCCACTCCGACCTGCTGGAGGCGGTGCAGGCGATCCACGCCGTGGTGGGCAGCGGGCTGCACATTGCCGAGGCCGTCCCCGCCGCCGTGGGCGTCTTCGTGGCGGCGGGCGGGGACCCGCTGGAGGCGATCATGGGGGCGGTGAACATCGGGGACGACACCGACACGGTGGCCATCATCGCCGGCAGCCTAGCCGGAGCGCTGCGGGGGGCCCGGGCCCTGCCGGCCGACCTCATCGAGCGCGTCGAGCGCGCCAACGCGCTCGACCTGCGCGCGGTGGCCCGCGAGCTGACGGCGCTGGCCGAGCGGGCCCGAGTCCCCAGCGCCCGCTAG
- a CDS encoding extracellular solute-binding protein, with the protein MWVRVWGGLTALLVAVVAGALVASTVLPVRASPRQAEEAAAAGGAVAQAARPRVVLKFLTITDDAQINAWKEILQEFRKIEGGKWAHVDLAFESVPFQDLFPKIESAVAAGAQMDLVQSDGPDMKHYAFYRSLVPLGRYFTPEELKQWLPQSVEEGSFRGVLYGPPMMQSCSLMMYNRQMTDAAGIKPPTTLGRSWTMRQALTAWQKTTRRPAGSSVPTVWGLRWGQGTWVGDYEHGIFRRSNGAKGSKTFQGMGPDGVTFVGYFDTPEAVEAMQFYQDLHRRYRVTPIEPIPQIFETRKAAFMVTPDNRIGELNRLYGEGKFPWGVTGIPYFKTQLCHTGSWHYGISPNTRHLEEAVAFVKFASSDAGARIWYKHVRQLPANVNLLNSLPEYRPGGRQHMWFEAMQRIGVPRIQTPGYTEYQQVFAEVTLNIIAGADVAQQMKAGAQRIQGLLAKYRGWNR; encoded by the coding sequence ATGTGGGTGCGAGTGTGGGGAGGCCTCACGGCCCTGCTCGTCGCCGTGGTCGCCGGTGCGCTGGTGGCGAGCACGGTGCTGCCGGTCCGGGCGTCCCCCCGACAGGCTGAGGAGGCGGCCGCGGCCGGCGGGGCGGTGGCGCAGGCGGCGCGGCCGCGCGTCGTGCTCAAGTTCCTGACCATCACCGACGACGCCCAGATCAACGCCTGGAAGGAGATCCTCCAGGAGTTCCGCAAGATCGAGGGCGGGAAGTGGGCCCACGTGGACCTGGCCTTCGAGTCGGTGCCGTTCCAGGACCTCTTCCCCAAGATCGAGAGCGCTGTGGCCGCGGGCGCCCAGATGGACCTGGTGCAGTCCGATGGCCCCGACATGAAGCACTACGCCTTCTACCGCAGCCTGGTGCCGCTGGGCCGCTACTTCACCCCGGAGGAGCTCAAGCAGTGGCTGCCGCAGTCCGTCGAGGAAGGCAGCTTCCGCGGCGTGCTCTACGGCCCGCCGATGATGCAGTCCTGCTCACTGATGATGTACAACCGACAGATGACCGACGCCGCCGGCATCAAGCCGCCCACGACGCTGGGGCGGAGCTGGACGATGCGCCAGGCGCTCACCGCGTGGCAGAAGACCACCCGCCGCCCCGCCGGCTCCAGCGTCCCCACGGTGTGGGGGCTGCGCTGGGGGCAGGGGACGTGGGTCGGCGACTACGAGCACGGGATCTTCCGGCGGTCGAACGGGGCCAAGGGGTCCAAGACCTTCCAGGGCATGGGCCCGGACGGGGTTACCTTCGTCGGCTACTTCGACACGCCCGAGGCCGTCGAGGCGATGCAGTTCTACCAGGACCTGCACCGCCGCTACCGGGTGACGCCCATCGAGCCGATCCCGCAGATCTTCGAGACGCGCAAGGCCGCCTTCATGGTGACGCCCGACAACCGCATCGGGGAGCTCAACCGCCTCTACGGGGAAGGGAAGTTCCCCTGGGGCGTGACCGGCATCCCCTACTTTAAGACCCAGCTCTGCCACACCGGGAGCTGGCACTACGGGATCTCGCCGAACACGCGCCACCTGGAGGAGGCGGTGGCATTCGTGAAGTTCGCCAGCAGCGACGCGGGGGCGCGCATCTGGTACAAGCACGTGCGCCAGCTCCCCGCCAACGTCAACCTGCTCAACAGCCTGCCCGAATACCGGCCGGGCGGGCGGCAGCACATGTGGTTCGAGGCGATGCAGCGGATCGGGGTGCCGCGCATCCAGACCCCCGGCTACACCGAGTACCAGCAGGTCTTCGCCGAAGTGACCCTCAACATCATCGCCGGCGCCGACGTCGCCCAGCAGATGAAGGCCGGAGCCCAGCGCATCCAGGGCCTGCTGGCCAAGTACCGGGGCTGGAACCGCTAG